ACGAATTCTCCCAGCGCCGCTTCGTCCCGGGCGAGGCGGTCCTCGTCCTCGCCGTGGGCGAAATGCATCTGCGTGGCCGAGAGCTTTCCCATGCGCAACGCCCGCAGGACAACGGACTCCACTCCGTAGCCCATGTTCACCCGCTCGAGCCTGGGGCCGAGCAGCGTCCACAGATGCCGCACGCTGCGGCAGGGATAGGTGAGCATCAGCGTGATGTGCCACGGCTCCGCCGACAATCGCTGGAAGACGACTTCGAGCGTCCGCGCGCCGCAGCCCCGCTCCTCCAGTTGCAGGACCAGCGCGAAAAGAAGCTCGCGAACGGTAAGCGTGATCGCCTCCAGGCTGGTCACCGCTCCGTCGAACATGCGTGATACTTCAGGAGGTGTCGACGCCCGTTCAGGAACGATCGCCTCGGCCGTGAGCCCCGTGGCCTGGTCGAGCCGGCGCAGCAGATCGGCGCCGAAGCGGCAGGCCAGTTCCTCGCGGGGAAGTTCGAGCAGCGAACCGATCCGCTCGATGCCCACTTCGTGCAGCGCCGTGACGAAGACCGGATCGATGCGCAGCCCCGCCACCGACAGCGGCGCGAGGGCATCGCGAACATGCGCGGCCTCGACGATGGTAATGTGATCCTCGTTGAAGCGGGCCATCGCCCAGGCGCAGCCCACCGTGGGAGCCAGCGCCAGCCGGGCGGACAGTCGCCCCTTCCTCAGCGAGCGATCAACCTGCGCGACCATCGTCCCGTCCCCCCCAAAGAGGTGTTCACAACCGGCCACATCCAGCAGCAGTCCGTCCGGCGCGTCGGCCGCGACCGTCGGAGAGAAACGCTGCGCCCACAGCGCCAGGCGTCGCAGCCGCTTCGCGTCCTCCTCGGGCGTGAACGGCCGTACCCATACGTCTGTTCCCCGAAGCAACGCCTGGGCATGGGCCAGACCCATGCCCAGGCGCACCCCTTTCGCTTCGGCGCGCTCGCAGGCGCAGGCGATCCACTCCTTTCCCCGCTCGCGGGACACGAGCAGCACGGCGACCGGCTGCGCGGGCGGGCGGCGCGGATCATGCCTGCACGCGCTGCCGCGCGCCGGGGACTGTTCCCGCATCGCCAGTTGCACCGGCCAGCGGGGCAAGTACACGGAGAGCACCTTGGCCACGGTCCCACTCCACCACCCGCACGCGCGGGCGCCGTTCCGGCTGCCCTCCCTTGCAACGCAACAACTCGATGCGCCATCGCGCATTCAGCACGTCCGCCTCGTCCTCCGCTGATCCGTCGCTTCGCGACTCCCAGCGCACCCACCGGCGCGTCTGCGCTGCCGAAGTCAGGTTCACCTCCCAGGGCGGGCGAACAAGCCACGCGGGCGTATCGTTCGTTCTGGCCACGAGCTGCACGCGCCGCGTGGCGGCCATGTCGAACCCGCTGCCATCGGCGATGACAACGCCCACGGCTGGGCAGCGAAGCGCCAGGTCCACGGCCCACAGGCGATCGCCGGGGCGATCGGCCGGGGCGAAGATCGAGCCTTCGAGACTTCGCCGGTCGCCGTCCGCACCGACCAGGACTTTGCCGTAGGGGAAACAGCGCCGCCCGATCCAGATCGTCCAATGCCCGCCGTCGGCGCGGGCGAGGAACCGCCTCACGCCATGGACCAGGGGCAGCAGCGGTGGTATCCAGTCGCGGTAAGCACCGCGATTGGGGGCGTCGGGGGCATCAACCGCCGATGCGGCCACGCCGAACCACTCGTGCAGACCACCTTTCGCCAGATCGTCGCCCAGCGTTGCGGCGACGCCCGTCTCTCCTCTTACGGCAAGCGGGTCGTGCCTGGGCGAAGCGGGCCGCTCCGCGGACCGGTCGGGATCGCCCAACCGGACCACCCGCCCGCCGAACCGACCCTGAAAAGCGAGAATGTCGTCCACACCGGACACCGCTGGGCCTCCGATCCTTCCGGGCCTATTGTTTGGCATATGTTAGGTTTCTGGACGGGGGAAAGCAAGCCATTTCTTGATAGCAATATAACCTCTTATAGAACGGTAGATTGCGAACAGGAAACGTACGGTTCGGCCAGAAATCCTTGGATAAGCAACCGCCGACCCTGGAGTGTGATGCCGGACCGATCGACCGGCATCCGACGGAAGCGCCGAACGAAACCTGCGATATGATGTGATGTCACTTGCGCAAGTGGGCGCCCGATCGCATCGGCCCGTCGCTCAGGAAGACGAGGCAAGAACGGGCAGCGCCGTCGTCCGTGGGCCCGCTGAGGGCACGTTGATCTGCACCTTCGATTCCATGCCAAGCTGAACCATACCGGGAAGCGCGTGGCTCGCCGGTGTACCGTCGATGCTCAACAGCGGGACACGACTCATCGGCGGGGCAGACTTGCGCCGAATCCTCCCGAGCCGAAGCCGCAGGGCCCAGCCGATCGTCCTCTTGACGGTTTCCGCCAGACCCATCATGCCCAGCACCTGCCAGAAGGGATCCGCAGCGCGAAGCTCCGTATTGGGCCGAACGAGCGACCAAGCGAACCGTACGGGGTTATAGAAGTAGGCATAGGCGAGCAGGATGTTGATCTGCTTGCGCCAGGGTTTGGCGTGGTTGGACGCCACGACGTGGTTTCCGCCGAGCATGTGTTCTTCGATCTGTTTGCCGCCCACGCTTTCGTAGGCCATGCCCGATGTGTAGGTCTCTGAATAGAGCTTCGAACCGGTGGCGGGAACCAGCATGAGCACCTGCATGCTCACGGCACCGGCCTTACGGAGCAACCGCACCTGGTTGAGCAGGCCGTAAGGCTTGGGCCCGATGCTGACCAGCGGCTGCTCGTCGTGGTGCATCATCATGGGCATGGGGTGAATGCCGTTCTTTCGCAGCAAACGGAAGGCTTCGCTGGTCTTGTCGACGCTCTGCCCCTTCTTGACCAGCGTCGCGGTCATGTCTTCCACGCCCATCCAGAGTGAACGGAGTCCGGCCCGCTTGATCAGCGGGAGATGCTCCTGGAGTTTCAGCGTATCGTGAACCGTCGCTTCCGTGGCCCATCGAAACTGCTTGCGCGGATCGCTGTTGCTGCCCCGCACCCGCGCGAGGGTCTCGACGATTTCGAGCGTTCGCTCCTCGTGATTGAAGAAATTGTCATCGGCTCCAAAGTACGTCTTCAAACCGAACTCGCGGTTGATCCGCGTCATTTCGTCGGCGATGCGTTCGCCGCTCTTGACGCGATACTGCCGCTGGTTGTATGCGGGAATTGGGCAGTAGGGACACGCGAACTTGCAGCCGAACGTCAGGACCAGCGAGCCGATTGGGCTGTACCGTCTTACCTCCGTAGCAGGAAGCGCCCGCGCGGACAGCGTCATCGCTCGACTCGGCGGCTCAAGCAGTTGGTACCCCAGCACAGGGTGAGGCAGTTCATCGAGATCGCTCACCAGCCGCTGGATGCCCGTGTCCACGAGATCTTCCGCGACCCCGTCCAGGCTTGATCGAGCAAACACGAGTCCCGGAATGCTGTCGAGCAATCCTCGGTCGCGGGCGCGAAGGAACGTGGCGCGGATCGGCTCCCCGTTCGACCGCTCGTGCAGCAGCGCTTCGAGCAGGCTCAGGAAGACGTACTCCTCGCCGGTGACGGCGACGTCGGCTCCCCAGCGATCGTTGGGATCCGTGCCAAACACGTCCCAGGGTTCGTAAATGACTTTCGGCCCGCCCACGATAACCAGCGGCCGATGTGCGGGATCGATCCGGCAGACATCCCGGATCAGCGTCTTGCACGCCGCGGTGTGAAGGGCCATGCTCGACACCATGAAGATGTCCGGCGTCCGGCCGTCGAGCTGCATCATCGAGGGACGGAACTGGCGGTTCCACTGCTGGAGGACGATCCGGGTCTTGGCGAACCCCACGTCGGCCATGGCGGAGCCGATGGCACGAACGCCCGCGGGAGCCATGCGCAGGTCCGCGTAAATGAACGGCAACATGCGCGTGCGATGATCGAAGGCACAGGCGATGACGGTCGCGAGATCGTGCCGGGGTGCGATGCTCCGCAACCGGCGGCGGAGTTCGACCAGTGCGCCTGGGCGCAGCAGCTCATCGCCGCGTGTACGACGTGGTAGTTCCATGTGTTCAGACTGCC
The genomic region above belongs to Phycisphaerae bacterium and contains:
- a CDS encoding radical SAM protein is translated as MELPRRTRGDELLRPGALVELRRRLRSIAPRHDLATVIACAFDHRTRMLPFIYADLRMAPAGVRAIGSAMADVGFAKTRIVLQQWNRQFRPSMMQLDGRTPDIFMVSSMALHTAACKTLIRDVCRIDPAHRPLVIVGGPKVIYEPWDVFGTDPNDRWGADVAVTGEEYVFLSLLEALLHERSNGEPIRATFLRARDRGLLDSIPGLVFARSSLDGVAEDLVDTGIQRLVSDLDELPHPVLGYQLLEPPSRAMTLSARALPATEVRRYSPIGSLVLTFGCKFACPYCPIPAYNQRQYRVKSGERIADEMTRINREFGLKTYFGADDNFFNHEERTLEIVETLARVRGSNSDPRKQFRWATEATVHDTLKLQEHLPLIKRAGLRSLWMGVEDMTATLVKKGQSVDKTSEAFRLLRKNGIHPMPMMMHHDEQPLVSIGPKPYGLLNQVRLLRKAGAVSMQVLMLVPATGSKLYSETYTSGMAYESVGGKQIEEHMLGGNHVVASNHAKPWRKQINILLAYAYFYNPVRFAWSLVRPNTELRAADPFWQVLGMMGLAETVKRTIGWALRLRLGRIRRKSAPPMSRVPLLSIDGTPASHALPGMVQLGMESKVQINVPSAGPRTTALPVLASSS
- a CDS encoding DNA polymerase Y family protein, which produces MAKVLSVYLPRWPVQLAMREQSPARGSACRHDPRRPPAQPVAVLLVSRERGKEWIACACERAEAKGVRLGMGLAHAQALLRGTDVWVRPFTPEEDAKRLRRLALWAQRFSPTVAADAPDGLLLDVAGCEHLFGGDGTMVAQVDRSLRKGRLSARLALAPTVGCAWAMARFNEDHITIVEAAHVRDALAPLSVAGLRIDPVFVTALHEVGIERIGSLLELPREELACRFGADLLRRLDQATGLTAEAIVPERASTPPEVSRMFDGAVTSLEAITLTVRELLFALVLQLEERGCGARTLEVVFQRLSAEPWHITLMLTYPCRSVRHLWTLLGPRLERVNMGYGVESVVLRALRMGKLSATQMHFAHGEDEDRLARDEAALGEFVDRLIDRFGSRGVLRISPVATHVPEEAFPLGKWSAKPKRQSRGDDDDRAAAAAVFDRPSQLLTVPEPVQVISLVPDGPPSWLHWRGREFAVRCAGGPERIALPWWRSKRDGPPSPDGGRDYYAVQDDCGRFLWVYRDRVTKGWFVHGLWA